The bacterium genome contains the following window.
CCGCCAGCACCAAAAGACCCTGTCCATCCTGCAATTATAAAGCCTCCTGATGCACACTCTTGAACAGAAAAGCCCCACTCAGAGAAAAGTAATTCTCCATAAATTTTAATCCATAAGGTATTACCCTGTGCATCTGTCCTTATAAGATAGACATCCTCGCCGCCAACACCAAAAGAACGTGTACGTCCCACAATTATAAAGCCTCCTGATGCACACTCTTGAACAGAAAAGCCCCAATCAGTGTCAGTTCCTCCATAAGTTTTAGTCCATAAGGTACCACCCTGTGCATCTGTCCTTATAAGATAGACATCATCCTCGCCAGCACCAAAAGAACGTGTACGTCCTGCAATTATAAAGCCTCCTGATGCACACTCTTGAACAGAATAGCCACACTCCCACTTAGTTCCTCCATAAGTTTTAGTCCATAGGGTATCACCCTGTGCATCTGTCCTTATAAGATAGACATCCCCCCAGCCAGCACCAAAAGAACATGTCTCTCCTACAATTATAAAGCCTCCTGATGCACACTCTTGAACAGAATAGCCACGATCATGGTCAGTTCCTCCATAAGTTTTAGTCCATAAGGTATCACCCTGTTCATCTGTCCTTATAAGATAGACATCATCCCAGCCCGCACCAAAAGAATTTGTATGTCCTGCAATTATAAAGCCTCCTGATGCACACTCTTGAACAGAAGAGCCCCCATCAGAGCCAGTCCCTCCATAAGTTTTAGTCCATAAGGTACCACCCTGTGCATCTGTCCTTATAAGCCAGACATCACGCCCGCCAGCACCAAAAGAATTTGTATATCCTGCAATTATAAAGCCACCACCCGCACACTCCTGAACAGAAGAGCCCCCATCAAAGCCAGTTCCTCCATAAGTTTTCGTCCATAGGGTATCAGGGGCCTGTGCAAAAAGTGATGCTGTAATCAGGCAGTAGCAAGCTACTGCACTCCAGATTACTCCTATAGATTTACGCATCTTCTCCTCCTTTCTCCTAGAACTGAAACTATCTTAATAATAGCTTAATTATAAATTGAATCCTCTACCTGTCAAGAAAAATCTATTCCAAAAAATTTCCCTTTACAAAAAATTCCATTATAACCTCTTTCTCGCAGTAGCTCGTAACCAATTTATATTTAGCATCTGGGTAATAGCATACATTATGCGAATGCAACTCTCTGCATTGGGAAATATATTCATTAGAGCCTTATCAAAATCATAGTAATGAAGACAAGAAAATAAGTCCTCTCCCTTCTTTTGTGAAAGGCTGGATTGCAGCCGTAGAATCTGAGAGTAGCAAGTACATTCTGGGACACACTCTTTATAAAGCGAATGACAGCGAATTTAGCGAAAGAATTTTTTGTGATAATGAATGAGAAATCCAAAACAAAAGGAACCATAGAGGTCACAGAGCAAAGATATGATGAATAAAATCTGGATGATAAATTTCAAATTCCAGATTTCAAATTTACCTCAAAGTTCTTAGTTTTGTAAAATAATTTAACATCAATCTGTCTACTCTGTTTTTAACTTGACAAACTGCAAAAATTGAGTATATAATATAATCTTGATTATTGAGACAAAAATTGGGGGTAAAAAATACAAAGGAAAGTGGGTAGCTTTAACCCAAGACGAACAAAATGTTATCTCCTTGGGTAAAACAGCAAAAGAGGCTCTCAAAAAGGCAAAGAAAGGAGGATTTGACATTCCTAAAACAGACAAGGAGTTTGAGTAGGAAGCCCTATACTTAAAAAGAAAAGTTCAAATGACAAATGAGATTGCTTCGCTTACGCTCGCAATGACATTTTAGAAAAGCTAAACTGTTACATGAAATTTTAAATTATATTGGAGGTAAAGATGTTAGATAAGATAAAGAAGAGGGATGGGAGGGTGGTTCCTTTTGATAGGAGTCTTATAACTGAGGCTATATTTAAGGCAGCGAAGGCAGTTGGCGGTGCTGATAGGGAGCTTGCAGATAAGCTTTCTCTTGAAGTAGTTAAATTACTGGAGTCTACAATCTATCGTCGTATCCCGACTGTTGAGGAGGTGCAGGATTTAGTAGAGAAGGTGTTAATTGAGCGAGGACATGCTAAGACTGCGAAAGCATATATTCTTTATAGGGAAGAGCATGCAAGGATAAGGAGGGCGAGAGCAATTCTTGTAGATGTAGCTAAGACTATAGATGGCTACCTTGAGTTCACTGATTGGCGTGCAAGAGAGAATGCGAATGCCGATTTCTCTTTTTCTGGCTTGATGATGCATGCGGCTGGTTCAGTTATTGCTAATTATACACTTGATTCACTTTATTCAAAAGAGGTATCCGAGGCTCATAAGAATGGCGATTTCCATATACATGACCTTGGTATGGGGATTGCTGGTTATTGTGCGGGCTGGAATTTGAGGCAGCTTTTGGCAGAAGGGTTTAATGGAGTAGAAAGAAAGGTGGAGGCGGCGCCACCGAGGCACTTTGAGACTGCACTTGGACAGCTTGTTAATTTCTTAGGCACATTGCAAAATGAGTGGGCCGGAGCTATGGCGTTTAATTCGTTTGATACATACCTTGCACCGTATGTCAGGAAAGATAACTTAACAGAGGCTGAAGTAAAGCAGTCAATTCAAAGGTTTGTGTTCTCTTTAAATGTGGCATCAAGGTGGGGTGGTCAGACTCCGTTTTCTAACCTTACATTTGACTGGGTAGTTCCGGATGACCTTAAGAACGAAAAAGTAACTGTGGATGGTGAATATCAATCAAAATTTGGTGTCTACGGTGAATTTCAGCCTGAACTTGACATGATAAATCGTGCGTTTATTGAGGTTATGATAGAAGGTGACCGAAATGGTAGAGTATTTACATTCCCTATCCCAACTTATAATTTGACAAAAGATTTTAGCTGGAGTTCAGCTAATGCTAAACTATTGTTTGAGATGACAGGCAAATATGGGCTACCGTATTTTGCAAATTTTATAAACTCAGATCTTAATCCAACAGATATTCGTTCTATGTGCTGTAGATTACAACTTGATTTAAGAGAACTCAGAAAGAATGTGACTGGCGGGTTATTTGGGTCAAGTGAATCTACAGGTTCAATAGGGGTGGTCACTATTAATATGCCAAGGATTGGATACTTGTCAAAGAGTGAGGACGAATTCTTTGACAGGCTTTCGCATCTCATGGAGCTTGCAAAGGTATCACTTGAGACTAAGCGTAAACTTGTCTGGCGAAATATTGAGTCCGGTCTATTCCCATATACAAGACGCTACCTGAAGACATTGCGTAACCATTTCTCAACAATTGGGCTTGTTGGTATGAATGAGGCTTGTCTTAATTTTATTGGTAAAGATATTGGAACACGGGAGGGGCGAGATTTTGCAAAGAAAGTGTTAGAGTGGATGCTTAAAAAACTTCAAGACATCCAAGAGGAAACAGGTAATTTATATAATCTTGAAGCTACACCTGCAGAAGGGACAGCTTATAGACTTGCTAAAATAGATGCACAAAAATTTACTGATATTATTACTGCAAGTAAATCTACCCCTTATTACACAAACTCAACACAGCTACCTGTCAACTACACAGACGATATTTTTGAAGCATTTGAGCTACAAGAAGAGTTACAAACTTACTATACAGGTGGAACTGTTTTGCATGGATTTATTGGTGAGGAGATAAGAGATCCTGCTGCCTGTGCCCTACTTGTAAGGAGGTTAGCAGAGAACTTCAGGCTACCATATTTTACTATTACACCTACGTTTAGTATATGCTCTAAACATGGTTACATATTAGGAGAACATGATAAATGTCCCAA
Protein-coding sequences here:
- a CDS encoding DUF5678 domain-containing protein; this translates as MIIETKIGGKKYKGKWVALTQDEQNVISLGKTAKEALKKAKKGGFDIPKTDKEFE
- a CDS encoding T9SS type A sorting domain-containing protein, with protein sequence MRKSIGVIWSAVACYCLITASLFAQAPDTLWTKTYGGTGFDGGSSVQECAGGGFIIAGYTNSFGAGGRDVWLIRTDAQGGTLWTKTYGGTGSDGGSSVQECASGGFIIAGHTNSFGAGWDDVYLIRTDEQGDTLWTKTYGGTDHDRGYSVQECASGGFIIVGETCSFGAGWGDVYLIRTDAQGDTLWTKTYGGTKWECGYSVQECASGGFIIAGRTRSFGAGEDDVYLIRTDAQGGTLWTKTYGGTDTDWGFSVQECASGGFIIVGRTRSFGVGGEDVYLIRTDAQGNTLWIKIYGELLFSEWGFSVQECASGGFIIAGWTGSFGAGGRDVWLIRTDAQGDTLWTKTYGGTGSEWGESVQECASGGFIIAGRTNSFGVGLEDVYLIRVGKEQSGIEERNERLEIKDWRLEVYPNPATTGVRIQWLGVSERERVSLKIYDLSGKLVKTIGVSAGYREIAVNLEELTNSIYFVKMEAGKFKATRKLTIIK
- a CDS encoding ribonucleoside triphosphate reductase, which gives rise to MLDKIKKRDGRVVPFDRSLITEAIFKAAKAVGGADRELADKLSLEVVKLLESTIYRRIPTVEEVQDLVEKVLIERGHAKTAKAYILYREEHARIRRARAILVDVAKTIDGYLEFTDWRARENANADFSFSGLMMHAAGSVIANYTLDSLYSKEVSEAHKNGDFHIHDLGMGIAGYCAGWNLRQLLAEGFNGVERKVEAAPPRHFETALGQLVNFLGTLQNEWAGAMAFNSFDTYLAPYVRKDNLTEAEVKQSIQRFVFSLNVASRWGGQTPFSNLTFDWVVPDDLKNEKVTVDGEYQSKFGVYGEFQPELDMINRAFIEVMIEGDRNGRVFTFPIPTYNLTKDFSWSSANAKLLFEMTGKYGLPYFANFINSDLNPTDIRSMCCRLQLDLRELRKNVTGGLFGSSESTGSIGVVTINMPRIGYLSKSEDEFFDRLSHLMELAKVSLETKRKLVWRNIESGLFPYTRRYLKTLRNHFSTIGLVGMNEACLNFIGKDIGTREGRDFAKKVLEWMLKKLQDIQEETGNLYNLEATPAEGTAYRLAKIDAQKFTDIITASKSTPYYTNSTQLPVNYTDDIFEAFELQEELQTYYTGGTVLHGFIGEEIRDPAACALLVRRLAENFRLPYFTITPTFSICSKHGYILGEHDKCPKCGNIAEVYSRVVGYYRPVINWNEGKQEEFKDRLEYKVA